Proteins encoded together in one Microcaecilia unicolor chromosome 3, aMicUni1.1, whole genome shotgun sequence window:
- the LOC115466253 gene encoding P17/29C-like protein DDB_G0287399 isoform X1, translating to MGSRKAVLITSSCLLVLALCGGRSDASAVKGKPCYDPVKTPQNPGLSGIKGIPNLPPCDSLQDSKHLPSSISGNSGSVTSYPGAASPNSSILSSNSNVTPQNTSNTSGVLTQGNSISGVLTQSNSSTTGSALQLGSNSTSGVLTQGNNSTTGSGLQMGNSSTSGVLTQGNSSTTGSAFQSGNSSTSGVLTQGNSSTSGGTLQQGSGFSPGSMTQKTSNSTSGVAVVYLATSGPEESVVKVPTPSDDSVESLVFILAEQSNVPSADDDSMPDGGCGSNSDATSGEVPQQGCDSTSGSKGPVKTRPLGIKGLLFPQPCRPTQGDGSSSDSKGSSVSKDGTLFPLCGDSQDPQQDSDSTLDSNPASLPSDSFNVKNPGSVSRN from the exons ATGGGAAGCAGAAAAGCTGTTCTTATCacatcctcctgtcttcttgtcCTTGCACTCTGTGGAGGCCGTTCAG ATGCATCAGCAGTGAAGGGAAAACCCTGCTATGACCCAGTGAAAACTCCACAGAACCCAG GGTTGTCTGGAATTAAGGGTATTCCTAATCTTCCACCCTGCGACTCTCTCCAGGATTCCAAACATCTCCCATCCTCCATTTCTGGAAACTCTG GCTCTGTGACATCCTATCCTGGGGCAGCCTCCCCAAATTCCTCCATTCTTTCTTCTAATAGCAACGTAACTCCACAAAACACTAGCAACACATCTGGAGTCTTGACTCAAGGTAACAGCATATCTGGAGTCCTGACTCAGAGCAACAGCAGCACCACTGGAAGTGCACTTCAGTTGGGCAGCAACAGCACATCTGGAGTTCTGACTCAGGGCAACAACAGCACCACTGGAAGTGGACTTCAGATGGGTAACAGCAGCACATCTGGAGTCCTAACTCAGGGCAACAGCAGTACCACTGGAAGTGCATTTCAATCAGGCAACAGCAGCACATCTGGAGTCCTGACTCAGGGCAACAGCAGCACATCTGGAGGCACACTTCAGCAGGGTTCTGGCTTTTCACCTGGAAGTATGACTCAAAAGACCTCCAACAGCACATCTGGAGTTGCAG TCGTCTACCTTGCAACGTCTGGGCCAGAGGAATCCGTAGTGAAAGTACCAACACCTTCTGATGATTCCGTGGAGTCCCTGGTATTCATACTGGCTGAACAGTCAAATGTTCCTTCCGCCGATGACGACAGCATGCCTGACGGGGGCTGTGGTTCCAACTCGGACGCCACATCTGGAGAAGTGCCTCAGCAGGGCTGTGACTCCACATCTGGAAGCAAAG GTCCTGTAAAGACCAGACCCCTTGGGATCAAAGGTCTCCTGTTCCCCCAACCCTGTCGCCCCACTCAGGGAGATGGATCCtcctcagacagcaaag GTTCCTCTGTATCCAAGGACGGCACACTTTTTCCCCTCTGTGGAGACTCCCAAGACCCTCAGCAGGACTCAGACTCCACCCTAG ATTCTAACCCAGCTTCTCTACCTTCAGACTCCTTCAATGTCAAGAACCCAGGCTCCGTCAGCCGTAACTAG
- the LOC115466253 gene encoding P17/29C-like protein DDB_G0287399 isoform X2, whose amino-acid sequence MGSRKAVLITSSCLLVLALCGGRSDASAVKGKPCYDPVKTPQNPGLSGIKGIPNLPPCDSLQDSKHLPSSISGNSGSVTSYPGAASPNSSILSSNSNVTPQNTSNTSGVLTQGNSISGVLTQSNSSTTGSALQLGSNSTSGVLTQGNNSTTGSGLQMGNSSTSGVLTQGNSSTTGSAFQSGNSSTSGVLTQGNSSTSGGTLQQGSGFSPGSMTQKTSNSTSGVAVVYLATSGPEESVVKVPTPSDDSVESLVFILAEQSNVPSADDDSMPDGGCGSNSDATSGEVPQQGCDSTSGSKGPVKTRPLGIKGLLFPQPCRPTQGDGSSSDSKGSSVSKDGTLFPLCGDSQDPQQDSDSTLDSFNVKNPGSVSRN is encoded by the exons ATGGGAAGCAGAAAAGCTGTTCTTATCacatcctcctgtcttcttgtcCTTGCACTCTGTGGAGGCCGTTCAG ATGCATCAGCAGTGAAGGGAAAACCCTGCTATGACCCAGTGAAAACTCCACAGAACCCAG GGTTGTCTGGAATTAAGGGTATTCCTAATCTTCCACCCTGCGACTCTCTCCAGGATTCCAAACATCTCCCATCCTCCATTTCTGGAAACTCTG GCTCTGTGACATCCTATCCTGGGGCAGCCTCCCCAAATTCCTCCATTCTTTCTTCTAATAGCAACGTAACTCCACAAAACACTAGCAACACATCTGGAGTCTTGACTCAAGGTAACAGCATATCTGGAGTCCTGACTCAGAGCAACAGCAGCACCACTGGAAGTGCACTTCAGTTGGGCAGCAACAGCACATCTGGAGTTCTGACTCAGGGCAACAACAGCACCACTGGAAGTGGACTTCAGATGGGTAACAGCAGCACATCTGGAGTCCTAACTCAGGGCAACAGCAGTACCACTGGAAGTGCATTTCAATCAGGCAACAGCAGCACATCTGGAGTCCTGACTCAGGGCAACAGCAGCACATCTGGAGGCACACTTCAGCAGGGTTCTGGCTTTTCACCTGGAAGTATGACTCAAAAGACCTCCAACAGCACATCTGGAGTTGCAG TCGTCTACCTTGCAACGTCTGGGCCAGAGGAATCCGTAGTGAAAGTACCAACACCTTCTGATGATTCCGTGGAGTCCCTGGTATTCATACTGGCTGAACAGTCAAATGTTCCTTCCGCCGATGACGACAGCATGCCTGACGGGGGCTGTGGTTCCAACTCGGACGCCACATCTGGAGAAGTGCCTCAGCAGGGCTGTGACTCCACATCTGGAAGCAAAG GTCCTGTAAAGACCAGACCCCTTGGGATCAAAGGTCTCCTGTTCCCCCAACCCTGTCGCCCCACTCAGGGAGATGGATCCtcctcagacagcaaag GTTCCTCTGTATCCAAGGACGGCACACTTTTTCCCCTCTGTGGAGACTCCCAAGACCCTCAGCAGGACTCAGACTCCACCCTAG ACTCCTTCAATGTCAAGAACCCAGGCTCCGTCAGCCGTAACTAG
- the LOC115466253 gene encoding P17/29C-like protein DDB_G0287399 isoform X3, which translates to MGSRKAVLITSSCLLVLALCGGRSDASAVKGKPCYDPVKTPQNPGLSGIKGIPNLPPCDSLQDSKHLPSSISGNSGSVTSYPGAASPNSSILSSNSNVTPQNTSNTSGVLTQGNSISGVLTQSNSSTTGSALQLGSNSTSGVLTQGNNSTTGSGLQMGNSSTSGVLTQGNSSTTGSAFQSGNSSTSGVLTQGNSSTSGGTLQQGSGFSPGSMTQKTSNSTSGVAVVYLATSGPEESVVKVPTPSDDSVESLVFILAEQSNVPSADDDSMPDGGCGSNSDATSGEVPQQGCDSTSGSKGTDQWIRATSFKSFTDKCFSKTQHISLHSCFFVIKLFSLLSGSGSIPRGSQEAVSEVMLTDNCVLCTPC; encoded by the exons ATGGGAAGCAGAAAAGCTGTTCTTATCacatcctcctgtcttcttgtcCTTGCACTCTGTGGAGGCCGTTCAG ATGCATCAGCAGTGAAGGGAAAACCCTGCTATGACCCAGTGAAAACTCCACAGAACCCAG GGTTGTCTGGAATTAAGGGTATTCCTAATCTTCCACCCTGCGACTCTCTCCAGGATTCCAAACATCTCCCATCCTCCATTTCTGGAAACTCTG GCTCTGTGACATCCTATCCTGGGGCAGCCTCCCCAAATTCCTCCATTCTTTCTTCTAATAGCAACGTAACTCCACAAAACACTAGCAACACATCTGGAGTCTTGACTCAAGGTAACAGCATATCTGGAGTCCTGACTCAGAGCAACAGCAGCACCACTGGAAGTGCACTTCAGTTGGGCAGCAACAGCACATCTGGAGTTCTGACTCAGGGCAACAACAGCACCACTGGAAGTGGACTTCAGATGGGTAACAGCAGCACATCTGGAGTCCTAACTCAGGGCAACAGCAGTACCACTGGAAGTGCATTTCAATCAGGCAACAGCAGCACATCTGGAGTCCTGACTCAGGGCAACAGCAGCACATCTGGAGGCACACTTCAGCAGGGTTCTGGCTTTTCACCTGGAAGTATGACTCAAAAGACCTCCAACAGCACATCTGGAGTTGCAG TCGTCTACCTTGCAACGTCTGGGCCAGAGGAATCCGTAGTGAAAGTACCAACACCTTCTGATGATTCCGTGGAGTCCCTGGTATTCATACTGGCTGAACAGTCAAATGTTCCTTCCGCCGATGACGACAGCATGCCTGACGGGGGCTGTGGTTCCAACTCGGACGCCACATCTGGAGAAGTGCCTCAGCAGGGCTGTGACTCCACATCTGGAAGCAAAGGTACGGACCAATGGATTAGGGCCACCAGCTTCAAGagc ttcaCAGATAAATGCTTTAGTAAAACTcagcacatttctcttcattCTTGTTTTTTTGTAATAAAATTGTTTTCCTTGCTCAGCGGGTCAGGGTCTATCCCTAGGGGGTCTCAGGAGGCAGTAAGTGAAGTCATGTTAACTGACAACTGTGTTTTATGTACCCCATGCTAA